The following coding sequences lie in one Arachis ipaensis cultivar K30076 chromosome B05, Araip1.1, whole genome shotgun sequence genomic window:
- the LOC107639924 gene encoding homeobox-leucine zipper protein HDG5, which translates to MAPAPALMAPSLDLDMNIYPRHYVDPTIPPCTEMIPVPMLPPEASQFPEGGLLMEEEKSLAMDLAASSMAELVKMCHANEPLWIRGCDGDREVLNFEEHGRLFPWPLNLKHRTDLRTEASRDTAVVIMNSVTLVDAFLDANKWMELFPTIVSRAKTVQIISSNASGHASGSLQLMYAEFQVLSPLVSTRETHFLRYCQHNAEEGTWGIVDFPIDSFQQNLHPSYPRYCRRPSGCLIQDMPNGYSRVTWIEHAEVEEKPVHQIFSNYVYSGMAFGAQRWLGVLQRQCERVASLMARNISDLGVIHSPEARKNLMKLAQRMIRTFSLNMSTSSGQSWTAISDSPEDTVRITTRKITEPGQPNGVILGAVSTTWLPYSHTKVFDLLRDERHRSQMDALSNGNSLNEVAHIANGSHPGNCISLLRINVASNSSQNVELMLQESCTDQSGSVVVYTTIAVDSIQVAMSGEDPSCIALLPQGFIITPMPPSTNNSSSSEALINEHGCLLTVGLQILASTIPSAKLNLSSVTSITNHLCSTVHQIEASLCNTANNEPTTTTAPPKTVN; encoded by the exons ATGGCACCAGCACCAGCACTGATGGCCCCATCACTGGACTTGGACATGAACATCTACCCAAGGCACTACGTTGATCCCACCATTCCCCCGTGCACCGAGATGATTCCTGTTCCAATGCTGCCCCCGGAAGCTTCTCAGTTCCCGGAGGGCGGTCTCTTAATGGAAGAGGAGAAGTCTCTGGCCATGGACCTTGCCGCCTCTTCCATGGCCGAGCTTGTCAAGATGTGCCATGCTAACGAGCCGCTTTGGATCCGTGGCTGCGACGGCGATAGGGAAGTTCTTAACTTTGAGGAGCACGGCAGGCTGTTCCCGTGGCCGTTGAATCTCAAGCACCGGACTGACCTCCGGACTGAAGCTAGCCGTGACACCGCTGTTGTCATCATGAATAGTGTCACTCTTGTTGATGCCTTCCTCGATGCT AACAAGTGGATGGAACTGTTTCCCACAATTGTTTCTAGAGCAAAAACGGTCCAAATAATATCTTCAAATGCTTCTGGCCATGCAAGCGGGTCTCTTCAGCTG ATGTATGCGGAATTCCAAGTTCTTTCTCCATTGGTATCGACTCGTGAGACTCATTTCCTTCGGTACTGTCAACATAACGCTGAGGAGGGAACGTGGGGCATTGTTGACTTCCCAATCGATAGCTTTCAGCAGAACCTGCACCCTTCTTATCCCAGATACTGCAGGCGACCCTCTGGCTGTCTCATTCAAGACATGCCAAATGGATATTCAAGG GTAACATGGATTGAGCATgcagaagtagaagagaaacccgtgcatcagatattcagcaactatGTTTACAGTGGTATGGCTTTTGGTGCACAGCGGTGGTTGGGTGTTTTGCAGAGACAATGTGAGAGGGTTGCTAGCCTCATGGCCAGAAACATTTCAGATCTTGGAGTGATACACTCACCAGAAGCTAGAAAGAACTTGATGAAACTTGCACAGAGGATGATAAGAACGTTCAGCCTCAACATGAGCACGTCAAGTGGTCAATCATGGACTGCAATATCAGATTCCCCTGAAGATACCGTTAGAATCACCACCAGGAAGATCACAGAGCCTGGTCAACCCAACGGTGTCATTCTGGGTGCTGTTTCAACCACTTGGCTTCCCTATTCCCACACCAAGGTCTTTGATCTGTTACGCGATGAACGCCACAGATCTCAGATGGATGCTCTTTCCAATGGGAATTCACTCAATGAAGTTGCTCACATTGCAAATGGTTCCCATCCAGGAAACTGCATTTCCCTTCTCCGCATAAAT GTTGCGAGCAACTCGTCGCAGAACGTGGAGCTAATGCTGCAAGAGAGCTGTACGGACCAATCAGGGAGTGTGGTGGTGTACACTACCATTGCTGTGGACTCCATTCAGGTAGCCATGAGCGGAGAGGATCCTTCATGCATTGCGCTTCTCCCACAAGGTTTCATTATAACGCCAATGCCGCCATCAACCAACAACTCATCCTCTTCTGAAGCTCTTATCAATGAGCATGGCTGCCTCCTCACCGTTGGCCTCCAGATTCTAGCTAGCACCATTCCCTCCGCCAAGCTCAACCTGTCCAGCGTCACCTCCATCACCAACCACCTCTGCAGCACCGTGCACCAGATCGAAGCCTCTCTTTGCAACACCGCCAACAAtgaaccaaccaccaccactgcacctcccaAAACAGTCAACTAA